In the genome of Carnobacterium viridans, one region contains:
- a CDS encoding Gfo/Idh/MocA family protein: MKLAIIGAGMVVNDFLTMIGDVPEIQLEAIVGTERSIDKMKNLKSKYGIRQVLTNYEDCLENKSIDTVYIALPNHLHFSFAKQAILNKKNVICEKPFTLNLVEMKELKELALKNKVMLLEAITNQYLTNYRKIKESLKDIGTIKLIECNYSQYSSRYDAFKKGEVLPTFNPKMGGGALMDINIYNIHFVMGLLGEPKEVSYLANIEKGIDTSGILSLDYGDKKVVCIGAKDSTAPIRTIIQGDKGAIIIEGPTSTIERFTIIDHQNKSEVIDSRVHAHRMYEEFTEFERIIRESDFEAMTQHLDHSEMVMSVVDKGLKSAGIILG, translated from the coding sequence ATGAAACTCGCGATTATAGGTGCAGGAATGGTAGTGAATGATTTTTTAACAATGATTGGTGACGTTCCTGAAATTCAGTTAGAGGCAATTGTGGGCACTGAAAGAAGTATAGATAAAATGAAGAATTTAAAAAGTAAATACGGAATCCGTCAAGTCCTAACGAATTATGAAGATTGCTTAGAAAATAAGAGCATAGACACTGTTTATATTGCATTACCCAACCATTTGCATTTCTCTTTTGCTAAACAAGCTATCCTCAATAAAAAAAATGTTATCTGTGAAAAACCATTTACCTTAAATTTAGTTGAAATGAAAGAACTCAAAGAGCTTGCTTTAAAAAATAAAGTCATGTTGTTAGAAGCTATAACCAATCAATATCTAACCAATTATAGAAAAATAAAAGAATCACTAAAGGACATTGGAACGATTAAACTAATTGAATGTAATTACTCTCAATATTCTTCAAGGTATGATGCATTCAAAAAGGGAGAGGTATTGCCTACTTTCAATCCTAAAATGGGTGGTGGAGCTTTGATGGATATTAATATTTATAATATCCATTTTGTTATGGGGCTTTTAGGTGAACCCAAAGAAGTAAGTTACCTAGCAAATATTGAAAAAGGGATCGATACTTCTGGCATACTCAGTCTTGATTATGGGGATAAAAAAGTAGTCTGTATAGGAGCTAAAGATTCTACAGCTCCGATACGAACCATTATTCAAGGCGATAAGGGCGCCATTATTATTGAAGGTCCAACAAGTACTATCGAACGATTTACTATAATAGACCATCAAAATAAGAGCGAAGTAATTGATTCTAGAGTTCATGCACATCGGATGTATGAAGAATTCACTGAATTTGAAAGAATCATTAGAGAATCTGATTTTGAAGCTATGACACAACACTTGGACCATAGCGAAATGGTTATGTCTGTTGTAGATAAAGGTTTAAAATCTGCTGGTATAATATTAGGTTGA
- a CDS encoding Gfo/Idh/MocA family oxidoreductase, producing the protein MLTMAYIGNGKSTNRYHLPFSQKAENIHVKTIYSWHENSSWDKVPGVYYTTNLEEIWNDPDIQLVVICLPSSLHFEFAKLALEKGKNVLVEKPFTETAKEAKELFELAKSKKLLVQCYQNRRYDSDFLTAQKVIESGIIGELLEVEMHYDYFRPEVPENAKEFSATSSYLYGHGCHTIDQVLSYFGEPDSIHYDVRQLLGPDRMNDYFDLDFYYSKIKVSVKSSYFRIKQRPSFVLYGKKGMFIKQEKDRQEEHLKLFYMPTNPDFGIDTPDHYGTVTYVDDDGLYHEEKVVSEIGDYSYVYKGLHESIINGKDKLVKDEETIRQLEILEEGIQKINY; encoded by the coding sequence ATGTTAACAATGGCTTATATTGGAAATGGGAAAAGTACAAATCGTTACCATTTACCTTTTTCACAAAAAGCAGAAAATATTCATGTGAAAACGATTTATTCTTGGCATGAAAACAGCTCATGGGATAAGGTTCCTGGAGTCTACTATACTACGAATTTAGAAGAGATTTGGAATGATCCAGACATTCAATTAGTTGTAATTTGTCTTCCAAGTTCATTACATTTTGAATTTGCAAAATTAGCATTGGAAAAAGGAAAAAATGTGCTTGTTGAAAAACCCTTTACTGAAACTGCTAAAGAAGCAAAAGAACTATTTGAGCTAGCAAAATCAAAAAAATTACTTGTTCAATGTTATCAAAACAGACGCTACGATTCAGATTTTCTAACAGCTCAAAAAGTGATTGAAAGTGGAATAATAGGTGAATTACTAGAAGTTGAAATGCATTATGACTATTTCAGACCAGAAGTTCCAGAAAATGCTAAAGAATTTTCTGCCACTTCAAGTTATCTATATGGGCATGGATGCCATACAATTGATCAAGTTCTTTCTTACTTTGGAGAACCTGATTCCATTCACTACGATGTAAGACAATTGTTGGGGCCTGATCGAATGAATGATTATTTCGACTTAGACTTTTACTATTCAAAAATAAAAGTTTCGGTTAAATCGAGTTATTTCAGAATAAAACAACGACCAAGTTTTGTTCTATATGGTAAAAAAGGCATGTTTATCAAACAAGAGAAAGACAGACAAGAAGAACATTTAAAATTATTCTATATGCCTACTAATCCTGATTTTGGTATAGATACTCCAGATCATTATGGTACCGTGACCTATGTAGATGATGATGGTCTCTATCATGAAGAAAAAGTAGTTTCAGAAATTGGGGATTACAGTTATGTTTATAAAGGTTTACATGAATCTATTATCAATGGAAAAGATAAACTAGTAAAAGATGAAGAAACGATCCGTCAATTGGAAATACTCGAAGAAGGCATCCAAAAAATCAACTACTAA
- a CDS encoding DUF6366 family protein: protein MNKRKKKDGSIINLVEGTRRFTLGIPSDKNDAISWKSTLLLIVVFISVFFIYSLFEK, encoded by the coding sequence ATGAATAAGAGAAAAAAGAAAGATGGTTCTATCATTAATTTAGTTGAAGGGACAAGAAGATTTACACTTGGAATCCCTTCTGACAAAAACGATGCTATAAGTTGGAAAAGTACTCTTTTATTAATAGTAGTATTCATTTCAGTTTTTTTTATCTACTCCCTGTTTGAAAAATAA
- a CDS encoding DUF2441 domain-containing protein encodes MQYYHLVTRKPMYVGQKINFDKTHKNRLYYFFLDNNFKSKSNESLDKILNHLDSTIEHEDLSFLKDSLSHTSRAIREVITEMTRLEYFPLLPSRFECLYGSDSRQGVLEWKELFESYNRDIIQIVKLETTGSIFKGNAALLPSLENSSFLEKIDQAKKYWSSTAENHLTEVLIGGEILVTEIIEDFQ; translated from the coding sequence TTGCAATACTACCATCTAGTTACAAGAAAACCAATGTATGTCGGGCAAAAAATTAATTTCGATAAAACACATAAGAATAGATTATATTACTTCTTCCTAGACAATAATTTTAAAAGCAAATCAAATGAGTCTTTGGACAAAATACTAAATCATTTAGACTCAACAATTGAACATGAAGACCTATCATTTTTAAAAGATTCTCTATCTCATACTTCGAGAGCGATTAGAGAAGTCATTACAGAAATGACTAGATTAGAATACTTTCCCCTGCTTCCCTCAAGATTTGAATGCTTATATGGATCTGATAGTCGACAGGGTGTACTTGAATGGAAAGAATTGTTTGAATCCTATAACAGAGATATTATTCAAATTGTCAAACTAGAAACTACTGGCTCTATCTTCAAAGGAAATGCTGCATTACTTCCGTCTTTAGAAAATTCTTCTTTTTTAGAAAAAATCGATCAAGCAAAAAAATATTGGAGCTCTACTGCTGAAAACCACCTCACTGAAGTACTGATTGGTGGAGAAATTTTAGTTACAGAAATTATTGAAGATTTTCAGTAA
- a CDS encoding peptide transporter, with the protein MGNLDLLVEMVKESISQIFTYRYLSDLLVIYQQTSGDYTLKLISASLAITLFSLLVYSYYFPKLKSKTVLRVIKYLEDIESLPVLGIVFFVHWMSVVIYKETSIYLFKTVGTPREPAIIVPLVILSIFPIIFLIKYMTPYIKDVYQSNYFVFAKSLGYPKYKLFFSYVIPNLLTFLENIMKFIYLEMITVMLFIEIQFNTGGLLTGLRNTQIMPPNSNSPQVIVISYLLLLLSPYLLMSLLFKLINIFISNK; encoded by the coding sequence ATGGGAAATCTAGACTTATTAGTCGAAATGGTAAAAGAATCTATTAGTCAAATTTTTACCTATCGTTACTTATCTGATTTATTGGTTATATATCAACAAACTAGCGGTGACTATACGTTAAAATTAATCAGTGCTAGTTTAGCCATAACATTATTTTCACTACTTGTGTATAGTTACTATTTTCCAAAACTAAAGAGTAAAACGGTATTGAGAGTGATAAAGTATTTAGAAGATATCGAGAGTTTACCTGTGCTTGGCATTGTCTTTTTCGTCCACTGGATGAGTGTCGTTATCTATAAAGAAACTTCCATTTATCTGTTTAAAACAGTTGGTACGCCCAGAGAACCCGCGATAATTGTTCCATTAGTTATATTGAGTATTTTCCCGATTATTTTTCTGATTAAATACATGACTCCGTATATCAAAGATGTTTATCAATCTAATTATTTTGTCTTCGCAAAATCACTGGGGTATCCTAAATATAAATTATTCTTTTCCTATGTTATTCCAAATTTACTAACCTTTTTAGAAAATATCATGAAATTTATTTATCTAGAAATGATCACAGTGATGCTTTTTATTGAAATTCAATTCAACACAGGAGGATTATTAACCGGCTTAAGAAATACACAAATTATGCCTCCTAATAGCAACAGCCCTCAAGTAATTGTTATCAGTTATTTACTTTTATTATTAAGTCCGTATTTGCTTATGAGTCTGTTATTTAAACTAATCAATATTTTCATTTCAAATAAATAA
- a CDS encoding peptide ABC transporter permease, whose amino-acid sequence MKTLKNKNNPLWILCSIVLFFLLLSCLYEPLLSKVLTIRVEKTIVNGEVKYPPFTPLEVLPFGTDIIGFTIFAKIIQGFKYTFFIGLLLSIAQILSSLFINMLTLHKLGSKILLPLFSYFDKLFTLIPKPFLLLLLIAPYSDALFFNTDNVQPSANLKFVMIQLFILFLVGIPNLVKLYHSELNFLFKQDFAFASQTLGSSKFRMISYSFKPQLTELTLNLFFKILTQNLSLFIYLAYFQLYLGGSLVTQLDASTTYTATISNEWSGLIGQNINRLASTPWTVLIPLAFYGAFILLLNGIKRSLTGGMQNQSI is encoded by the coding sequence ATGAAAACATTGAAAAATAAAAATAATCCATTGTGGATATTGTGTTCAATCGTGTTATTTTTTTTACTGCTTAGTTGTTTATACGAGCCCTTATTATCAAAAGTTTTAACGATCCGAGTAGAAAAGACTATAGTAAACGGAGAAGTAAAGTATCCACCTTTCACCCCTCTTGAAGTTCTGCCATTTGGTACAGATATCATAGGGTTTACTATCTTTGCTAAAATCATACAAGGATTTAAATACACTTTTTTTATTGGATTATTATTAAGTATCGCTCAGATATTAAGTAGTTTGTTTATAAATATGCTAACTCTTCATAAATTAGGATCAAAAATTTTGCTGCCTCTATTTTCTTATTTTGACAAGCTTTTTACATTAATTCCTAAACCTTTTTTATTGTTGCTATTAATAGCCCCTTATTCTGATGCCTTATTCTTTAATACCGATAATGTCCAACCTTCAGCTAATTTGAAATTTGTGATGATTCAATTATTCATTTTATTTCTTGTAGGAATTCCTAATTTGGTTAAACTGTATCATTCTGAATTAAACTTTCTTTTCAAACAAGATTTTGCCTTTGCTAGCCAGACATTAGGGAGTTCTAAGTTTAGAATGATTAGCTATTCTTTTAAACCACAATTAACAGAACTTACATTAAATTTGTTTTTCAAAATCCTAACACAAAATTTATCTCTTTTTATTTATTTAGCTTACTTTCAACTCTATCTAGGGGGTTCCTTAGTAACACAGTTAGATGCAAGCACTACATATACGGCAACCATATCTAACGAATGGAGCGGGTTGATTGGCCAAAATATTAATCGACTAGCTAGCACTCCATGGACGGTGCTCATTCCGTTAGCTTTTTATGGCGCCTTTATTCTCTTGCTCAATGGTATCAAGCGATCTTTAACGGGAGGGATGCAAAATCAATCCATATAA
- a CDS encoding SulP family inorganic anion transporter — protein sequence MQKYKNEWFGNIKGDILAGIVVCLALFPEVIGFMLVAGVEPIVGIYATFFITATAAFFGGRTGLISAAAGSVALVLAHLVAEYGVEYLFAATILAGIIQVILSLFKVGKLMRYIPKPVMLGFLNGLGIMMFLSQLDHFKGNSVLIVLGIIGIAIILLAPKVTKKIPAPIISIVVITALVLGLELNVQLLGDLGTISNDLPKFGIPSVPMNIETLKIILPTALSVAIVGLVESLLTAQLVDELTNEPSDKNRESLSQGLGNVLSGFFGGIAGCGMIGQTIINLNYGGIGRLATFLSGFFMLMSVVLFNKIVVQIPIVALAAVMVVVAYETIDWRSVKRLNIMPKNESFVMLLTVGIVLVTHNLAYGVVAGTLVSAIFAAFSMTHFQVEKGTDNDEYHYKAHGHLYFASAEKFLDFFVHDFEHEGELIIDVSAMTLWDSTAVEAIDKLISKNKESGLTFIHANKQSKELFKKNTKHKIK from the coding sequence ATGCAAAAGTATAAAAATGAATGGTTTGGTAACATAAAAGGAGATATTTTAGCTGGAATTGTTGTTTGCTTAGCTTTATTTCCTGAAGTAATTGGTTTTATGTTAGTTGCTGGTGTGGAACCTATTGTGGGTATTTATGCAACATTTTTTATCACAGCAACGGCTGCTTTTTTTGGAGGTCGTACTGGATTAATTTCAGCAGCTGCAGGATCAGTTGCATTGGTGCTTGCTCATCTAGTTGCTGAGTACGGAGTAGAATATCTTTTCGCTGCAACAATTTTAGCCGGAATCATACAAGTTATATTAAGTTTATTTAAAGTAGGGAAATTAATGCGTTATATACCAAAGCCTGTTATGTTGGGTTTTTTAAATGGGTTAGGGATTATGATGTTCTTGTCTCAATTGGATCACTTCAAAGGGAACTCAGTTTTAATCGTACTTGGGATTATTGGAATTGCCATTATATTGTTAGCTCCCAAAGTAACAAAAAAAATTCCTGCACCGATTATATCAATTGTAGTCATTACTGCTCTTGTTTTAGGTTTAGAGTTGAACGTCCAATTGCTAGGTGATTTAGGGACTATTTCAAATGACCTACCTAAATTTGGTATTCCAAGTGTGCCTATGAATATAGAAACACTGAAAATTATTCTACCTACTGCACTTTCTGTTGCTATCGTCGGATTAGTAGAATCTTTATTGACAGCACAATTAGTGGATGAATTGACGAATGAACCAAGTGATAAAAATCGTGAATCATTGAGTCAAGGTCTCGGAAACGTATTGTCTGGTTTCTTTGGTGGAATTGCTGGTTGCGGTATGATCGGCCAAACGATCATTAATCTTAACTATGGGGGAATTGGTCGCTTAGCAACGTTCTTATCAGGTTTCTTCATGCTAATGTCAGTAGTATTATTTAATAAAATAGTGGTTCAAATTCCTATTGTTGCTCTGGCAGCCGTAATGGTCGTTGTTGCCTATGAAACCATTGACTGGAGATCGGTTAAGCGATTAAATATCATGCCTAAAAATGAAAGTTTTGTTATGCTCTTAACAGTTGGAATTGTTTTAGTTACACATAATCTAGCTTATGGTGTAGTTGCTGGAACTCTAGTAAGTGCTATTTTTGCAGCCTTTAGCATGACTCATTTCCAAGTAGAAAAAGGAACAGATAATGATGAGTATCATTATAAGGCACATGGGCATCTGTATTTCGCATCAGCTGAAAAATTTTTAGACTTTTTTGTACATGACTTTGAACACGAAGGTGAGCTAATTATCGATGTTAGTGCAATGACTTTGTGGGATTCTACAGCTGTTGAAGCTATTGATAAATTGATTAGTAAAAATAAAGAATCCGGTTTAACTTTTATTCATGCGAACAAACAAAGCAAAGAATTATTTAAGAAGAACACAAAACACAAGATAAAATAA
- a CDS encoding rhodanese-like domain-containing protein, which produces MKRNKIELLETFLSLYISHHTVLNSTQEENSPYIVLDVRNAPSAIKKDKILGSIEIPAKDLKSQLDTLDKSKTYVVYDWTGGTILGKEALLILLSAGFEAYELSGALEGWKGMNLPIEEL; this is translated from the coding sequence ATGAAAAGAAATAAAATAGAATTATTAGAAACCTTTTTAAGTCTTTATATTAGCCATCACACAGTGTTAAATTCAACGCAAGAAGAAAACTCTCCTTATATCGTATTAGATGTACGAAATGCTCCCTCAGCAATAAAAAAAGATAAAATTTTAGGCTCAATTGAAATCCCAGCTAAAGACTTAAAGAGTCAATTGGATACATTAGATAAAAGCAAAACTTACGTTGTATATGATTGGACAGGTGGAACTATACTAGGGAAAGAAGCTCTTCTTATTCTGTTATCTGCCGGTTTTGAAGCATACGAACTGTCAGGAGCTCTTGAGGGATGGAAAGGTATGAACCTCCCTATAGAAGAGTTATAA
- a CDS encoding MarR family winged helix-turn-helix transcriptional regulator, whose protein sequence is MVEYNFTDRPTKERLETLKKTFPEANESFVTLFLDIQWTYREMQKQYDSLLERYGLTETKFIILMFLYNEPSHQLLPSILSEKLGSTRATITKVIKGLERSQWIIKKSSSRDKRVVIIQLTTEGKALLERFLPNNYHAISILLSTLDTAEQTELVRLLNKVKLGTKKMQNEMELNSNEKK, encoded by the coding sequence TTGGTTGAATATAATTTCACTGACAGACCTACTAAAGAACGATTAGAAACACTGAAAAAAACCTTTCCAGAAGCAAATGAGTCCTTTGTTACTTTGTTTTTAGATATTCAATGGACCTATAGAGAAATGCAAAAACAATATGATAGTTTACTTGAACGTTACGGATTAACAGAAACCAAGTTTATTATCCTTATGTTTCTTTACAATGAACCTAGTCATCAGCTTCTACCTTCAATCTTATCTGAAAAGTTAGGGTCTACTCGTGCAACTATTACGAAAGTTATCAAAGGTTTGGAAAGAAGTCAGTGGATCATTAAGAAATCTTCATCGCGTGATAAAAGAGTTGTCATAATTCAGTTGACAACTGAAGGGAAAGCGTTACTGGAAAGGTTTTTACCTAATAATTATCATGCTATATCAATACTATTGTCAACATTGGATACAGCAGAACAAACAGAACTTGTTCGATTGTTAAACAAAGTAAAATTAGGAACGAAGAAAATGCAAAATGAAATGGAGCTAAATAGTAATGAAAAGAAATAA
- a CDS encoding alpha/beta fold hydrolase, translating into MLFIHGFASSQQTWQWITPAFERTHTLILVDLVGSGNSDLQAYKEERYSSLMGHADDLIALCDALELQEITIFGHSVGGTIGLLLAKKRPDLVQQVIMIGASPRYLNDLPSYHGGFEREDVAQILEMMELNYVGWASHLSSVALPASEGESQTKYVEASFLSSNPKVTYQFLEMTLLVDYRDILKEVTTDTVIIQCSDDSFVPIEVAEYMVNEIKGSTLHILSSKGHYPHVSNPEETVKAIKLSLK; encoded by the coding sequence ATTTTATTTATCCATGGGTTTGCTTCAAGTCAACAAACATGGCAATGGATTACGCCAGCATTTGAGCGTACACATACTCTGATTCTAGTAGATTTAGTCGGTTCAGGAAATTCAGATTTACAAGCATACAAGGAAGAACGCTATTCTTCGTTAATGGGGCATGCAGATGATTTGATTGCACTTTGTGATGCATTAGAGCTGCAAGAGATTACTATTTTTGGGCATTCTGTTGGTGGAACTATTGGACTTTTACTAGCAAAAAAACGACCTGATTTAGTGCAACAAGTGATAATGATTGGTGCATCACCAAGATATTTAAATGATTTACCGAGTTATCATGGAGGATTTGAACGCGAAGATGTTGCTCAAATTCTTGAGATGATGGAACTTAATTATGTAGGATGGGCAAGTCATCTGTCTTCGGTTGCATTGCCTGCTTCTGAAGGTGAAAGTCAAACAAAATATGTAGAAGCAAGCTTCTTATCTAGCAATCCTAAAGTTACATATCAATTTCTTGAAATGACATTGTTAGTAGATTACCGTGATATTCTCAAAGAAGTTACAACAGACACTGTGATTATCCAGTGTTCAGATGATAGCTTTGTACCTATAGAAGTAGCTGAATATATGGTCAATGAAATTAAAGGTAGTACTTTACATATTTTATCTTCGAAAGGACATTATCCGCATGTTAGCAATCCCGAAGAAACGGTAAAAGCCATTAAGCTTAGTTTAAAATAG
- a CDS encoding diguanylate cyclase, translating into MYDKIWQQAIIPLVTLNFGGDILAVNDTFVKLVGYSADELVGQHFEMVMDNGARFFFNSMLYPKLRMEKEIQEIYISIRTSTQEVRYVMFNAQITEPEHTIICFIVPVAQRMEYMKEIRSINKALEETLKEKTRLHEELIISNQTLKHYAEKDWLTKLYNRRVFLMKIEKIYEEYQQGGRVFSICILDVDNFKQVNDQYGHHVGDEVLIGLANEMRGFFDSSCTLARFGGEEFIILLPDQDKTAAYKKADLFRKRVKSQRWQGVSITISLGVNMVSYPSEISDIIVGADRSLYKAKRNGRDQVVLVDDL; encoded by the coding sequence ATGTATGATAAAATTTGGCAGCAGGCAATTATCCCTCTTGTGACACTTAATTTTGGTGGGGATATCCTTGCAGTCAATGATACATTTGTAAAATTAGTTGGCTATTCAGCTGATGAACTAGTTGGTCAACATTTTGAAATGGTTATGGATAATGGAGCCAGATTTTTCTTCAACTCTATGCTTTATCCAAAACTAAGGATGGAAAAAGAGATTCAAGAAATCTATATTTCAATTCGAACAAGTACACAAGAAGTAAGGTATGTGATGTTTAATGCACAAATAACTGAACCAGAGCATACGATCATTTGTTTTATTGTACCTGTTGCTCAACGGATGGAGTATATGAAGGAAATTCGTTCCATTAATAAAGCTCTTGAAGAGACCTTAAAAGAAAAAACACGCCTACATGAAGAGCTCATAATTTCGAATCAAACTTTGAAGCATTATGCAGAAAAAGATTGGTTAACTAAGTTGTATAATAGAAGAGTTTTTTTAATGAAAATAGAGAAGATATATGAAGAATACCAACAGGGTGGTCGTGTATTTTCAATTTGTATTCTTGATGTGGATAATTTTAAGCAAGTTAATGATCAATATGGTCATCATGTTGGTGATGAAGTATTAATTGGCCTAGCTAATGAAATGAGAGGGTTCTTTGATTCCTCATGTACGTTAGCACGGTTTGGAGGCGAAGAATTCATTATCCTTTTACCGGATCAAGATAAGACTGCAGCTTATAAAAAAGCCGATCTTTTTCGCAAGAGAGTGAAAAGTCAGAGATGGCAGGGAGTTTCTATTACAATTAGTTTGGGCGTTAATATGGTTTCTTATCCAAGCGAAATTAGCGATATCATTGTTGGGGCTGATCGTTCTCTTTATAAAGCAAAAAGAAATGGTCGTGATCAAGTAGTACTGGTAGATGATCTTTAA